In Besnoitia besnoiti strain Bb-Ger1 chromosome I, whole genome shotgun sequence, the genomic window AAGTTTCTGCATATATCCACGTCAGGCCTGCGtggaaggcgcgaggctgtCTCCTCGGTTTTCTTGGTTTTCGCCATTTGCCTGGACTGGCGGGCTCTGCCGAAGCTGCTCAAGGaggccgccaccgccgcctgcgcacgcgcccgcgcaccCGGCCCTTCGCTGACTCAGCGGAGACCCCCCCAGCGCGTTAGGCAAAAGAGAAATTCCTGACCccggacgcgcaggcgctggcaagggactcgccgcggcgggagccgcggaggtcgcagaagccgccgcggaggcagccccggcagctgcgcgtcgtcgcatGTCCACGAGcttcgtcgcggccgccaggaAGGCGGCATCCACGTTCGCCGACGTCTGTTAAGGAAACAGGGGACGAAGCACCTCTTATAATGTGAGAATACCGATACATGACCTAGCAGGATCTTTACGTTCTTGACGATGCCtgcttgtacggaggatatggtaacttctcCAGGCACGTCTCTGCGTTCACGGCAAAGGCCAAAGAGTACGGTCGTGGGGAGAGGTGACACACGAAACACGGAGATTacgagagggaggcgaaccCCCTCAGAGCGAATTGCAGAGACACAGGCGAGCTCACATCACTCTATCGCGCGAGAGGCATCCCACGCGAACAAAAGCGTTTGCCGTGTTGAGACCATCAAACGGGAAAAACACATATGTAAGGTTGTATATGCAGTGCGTTGGCGGTGAATCTCGAGCTCATGCACTTCTTGTTGGCGCAATGTGTCCTACATGCATAACATATTCCGCATGCGGACGCTGGCTCGTAGTCAACATGGACACGTACTCACGCACCTCGTTGCCTCTCCCCGcagtcgcctctgcaggccttcACAGGCTCGAtcgctctgcctctcgcctctgtctaAATTCGAGCTGTCTACAGACATGCGCACGTACCTTGGCCGAAGTAGAGACGTAGATGGCGCCAATGCCGTCTGCGAACTCGCGAGCTTCTTGCTCAGAGACCTCCAAAGTCCCGCTCAGGTCTGCCTTGTTTCCAATCAGAAGCATGATCGTCGACAGGCCACAGTCGTGGTGTTCCTTGATCTGCGTGAAGACGCGGCACGAGGCAAaccgctgcttcgcgcctcgctccgaACGAGCGGCGCAAACGGATGCGCATGTACAACGAAAGTGCACACACACAAATATGGATGGAGCTAGGCAGGTATCCGCAGACGCTTTCCGGTCTACACGGATGAAGCCACGGACATGGGATCGTTTTACTGCCATTCTCAGGCGCAAAAGCAGACCTCAAGCGGCGCACCGAACAAGCCCATGACGGCCCTTACACAAGGCGCAAAACAGAATGccatatgcacatatacaaatatatacatgcatataggCGCATACGTACAAaaatatatgaatatatatatggatgtgTAGACTCCCGTCTGCAGGCGTTTCAGTGGACgcagcttctcgctctctaTCCTGAAGCCAgtttctctgcagctccgtGATGAGGCGGCCGTGCGGAGTGCAGACCTGTTTGATCCAGCTGTCGATATGGAGGAAGGTACTTCGTCGCGTCGCATCGAAGACAAGCACGAAACAGTCTGCGTTTCGGTAGTAGTTGCCTGTCACGCCGCTGAAGCGCTCCTGTCCCGCTGTATCCCAAAGCTGCAGCGTGCAGACCTTGCCTTTCACCATCGTCACAACCGACTTGAAGTCGACTCCAATCGTAGACACGTGAAAATCCGAGTACTGATCCTGAACACGCGCACACCCCGCCAGACACCCTCCTCCATTCTCCAACGGCTAACAACTACCACACAAACGCATATATCTGCGAAGCTGTGTATGCCTGAAACACATGATCATAcatatctatctctatctctatctatctcgTGTTAGCCATATGGATATTTATCTACCTACAGAGAGATAGATATAAAGAGTTATGCACAGATATGAGGCGAACGCTCTCGCAGGGGTCGCCTAGCCTTGGGGGGTGGAGGCAGAGGCCTGTGTATGGCTCCGTGTgcgttcgtctcctcgcatgaagcgcagcgagacgcggcgtgcAGATCTACCGGAGGCGATCAGAAGCGAGGGAGATGAACACGACGCAAGCTCCTTCGGCTCGCGCCCGCAGTCCCACGGGAGATTTTGTTTCGCCTCTACTCGGAGCGCATGCATGGGAGCATGTGAGCAGGGGCCGCTCCAAGCGGGAGATTTCAAAGCAGCGTTTTCCCTACCGCTTCGTACCTGCACGAAGCGCATGAGAAGACAGGACTTCCCGACGCCCGAGTCGCCGACTGTGACGAGTTTGAAGCGAAATTccccgcctccggcgccttcttTAATCTCCAAGACATTCAGAAAAAACAGCTTCTTGCTGATGCGGCAGGAGCTGGACGCGCCGagcagcgacgacagcgccCCTTCGCCCTCGTTACCTAAAGAAAGAAAGACACGCGTCTCAGCAGCAAGTCACATGACGAAAAaagtggaggcgcgcgaaaaagACAGGCGAAGATGCCCTACATGCCCGCGGACCCAACGGAGGCCCTTTCTCCCCTGCTGCCACGAAAGCACGCTCCCCCACCTAGTTCTTACTGAAAACGCGGAAAACTTCCTCTCCCTTGTGGACTATCGCGCTCCACTGAAAGCATGGAACctctcaggcggcgcgcgaggtcgTTGCCCTCACGTGTGATGCATCCCAGCGCCCAGCATTtgcttctgcgcgtctctctttcttccgctcgccgaaggctgcagcagccaccCTCAGCCCGACGCAGCGAAGTCCACTGATACGACGCACACGCCCCTATATGCgactctttttctctctttttttctgccttcTCTTTATCCCCTGGCTCGACTCGCACCGAGGGCACTGGGTTTtgcgctccgcgccggcccggtcgcctcgccctccgcggcgccggaggcagcgggcgcctTGGGCGAGACCCGCGCCCCTCCGAAGACAATAAGCTTGTCATGCAGgaccgccgcagcctctgctcGAAGAGACAGCTGGCCTGCGAGAGTCAACACACCCGCACCATGGAAGAGCTGCATTAACTTCACCACGCCAAGTATACGGTACGGAGacgtgtatgcatgtgtctAGGCATCCATGTCCTCCACGCGGTGCGGGGAGTCAGTCGGCGTCTGTactcgcggcgctccagcagaCTGCGCCGTATCGATCTGTCTGTGTTTGCCTACTCTACGCCTCAGGTGGGGAGCTGGCGAGagctcttcgcggcggccttccgcgcgcggcagttCACCTCCGCCCCACTCGACTGCTTAGGACAGCTCCACGCGTTGGAAACAAACACACagttctctcgcgcgcctcttgccacgccctgcgccggcggataCCTTCGTAGAGCGGCTTCTGCCAGTTGTAGGTCTTCAGATTCAGCACGTAGAGGTCCGCGGGACTGctggcgtcgggcgcggcgctggtcAGCGGCTGACCGCCGAAGATGAAGAGCCGCCCCGGTCCGACTTGCGCGAACGTGAAGAAGCCGCGACTCACAGGGCCAGTCCGGTGCGTCTGAGGCAACTCCCGCGCAGAGAACAGAGAAAAACTCTTGAACGCCGAGAATAAGGGCCGCCCGCAGGCAACGCACGCCGCGATATCTGAAGCCGCTGGTGCTGACGCTCGCcaacggcgcgagggcgcacAGGAGACTCGAGAGAGCCGAAGCCAAAGCCGAATCCAGCGACAACTCGGGGAAAACGAACATGTCGAGGGTGAAAgatgcggagagaggagTGCAGCGGAGAGGTGAGAGGGAATTATTAGGGGGGTTCAGCAGCCAGAAAATgcgggaggccgcgagcgcggagcaGACACTCACGGGAGAGATGAACAAGAAATCACGAATCGCAGTAAAGAAAAAAACGGTCAGTTGCCGCACCCCCACAAAATAGGGAAGATCAACAAAGAGGGAAGCGAGCGAGCAGAACAGgggaaaacagagaaaagaaagactCTCAACTTTTACCTCGATGCAAGACCAAGCGAGAGAAAGTTCAGAAACTTCGTcatcgtcgtctgcggctgcgcgtctgctggcACCGGACCGCGCCCTTCGGTAGACCTCGAAATCCAGGCAGTACAAATTCGTGTCATCTGCCACACCGCTGAAAAGAGAAAATACGTGAAGTGCGAGAACGTTGTGCGGAAATGGTCACAGAATCGAGCGGAAGATTCGCAGAAGGAAAAACGCCGAAAGCGCCATaactcgccctcgtcgtgcGTAGATGCATCGCAAACACCTCAAGGACAAAACACCTGAGTCGCGCAAAAATTCGCTCAACTACAAAAAACGACAGCAGACGCGTCTCTGAATCGCGGCTGCACGCCAAATCCCGGAACCCAGAGGGCGAGCAGAATGATAGAAGCAGGCAACGGaaaagacgccgcgagcagTCAGCCACGATTcatcggcctctgcgcccacAACGCCAGCGCGCTTCGGCGTAGGTGCGCAGATATCCGTCATTTTCCTGTCTATCCTTGTATAGATGTGTGATGTGCATCTGTAGGTCGCACGTTTCTTTGACGTGCGTGCAttcttcgcgctcttcgAACTTGAAATGGACGCCCCGCCACAGGCGGgggtctcgccgcgcgggtcgcgtTCTTACCCAAAGAGAAGAATCTTTTCAGTCTGCTTCACAGTGACCATGGCGTGaccgaggcgcggcgaaggcggagtgCCTGACACTCTGACTACAGGCGCAGACTCGCTTTcatcttccgcctcctcacgcgcggcgccaccaCTTTCTGTCTCGATTTCGAGACCTTCGCCGGCTCGCCGTTTCTTCGCAGAAAAGGAGGACGGGCAGTGCCACGTACTCCGCAACAAGTCGAGAAGATACAAGTCGTTGCTTGGCTGAAcaagcaggcgaggcgcggcccAAAGACGCACAACTGACGCACCACGAGAAACGCCTCTTCGGGTGCAGACCGGCGAGGAATGTTcccagcgaaggcgagggaaaaaaaacgaaagacTATGCTTAAAGGTAGCCCAGGTGGGACGTGAGTCAGACACAAGGTGCGGGAAATATATGAAGAGACTGCCGCAGGACCATGCGGGCGCATGCCGGCGCGCACGCATAAGCACACACCCCCGCGCATGTACGTGCACATGACCCCAGACTCCGCCGCTCCTGCGTAGATCCAGGTCTCGTAGTGCACTTCCGaagatgcatgcgcatatgatatatctatctatgtacacagatatatatagggaGAGAGCCAGAGTCGCTGGCGCTGCACCGGAGCGGACCGAGCGAGGGGGATGCGTGaagcctctctgcgtgttgAGGGGCGACTGTCTCTGAGTTCCTCGCGCGTCCGGCCTCCACAGGCTCTGCTCGCGAGAAAAGGGGCGTGCACATGCAAAGATGAATATCTACAGCCTCTcttttcgcgtctgcggcagcttcGAAGGCACGCGCCGCCCACCTCTCGCAGTCTGGCGTCGGTCGCACCCCcaaagacgacgaggaagtcTTTGCAAACTGCAAGAAGCAGCAAGAAAAGAAacaacagagagagacgatcCAGACAAAGCACCGAGCATGCCCAAACGACGCGCACACCTGTTTCAAGACTCGTGCGTCAACGACGCGACGCACAAGGCACGGACAGGAAACGCTTTCGCGACCGCCGACACACGCCGCTAACCGACCGCGCCTGTCTGAGTGTGTCGCACTTTCCACAGTTTCCACGAGCTGCTGGCGAGCGAACAAAAAAATGCGTCCTGCAGAAAACCCCCCGGAGAATGCAGcacatgcagcagcgagtTTCGTTGACGCCACAGCATCCAAACGCCTTCGCGGcccacagagagagaaataCATTTCAACGATGAAAAACCCGAAAAAAACCGAGACAGCCAGTCGCCCGCCACCACGGAGGTAGAGAAGCGTGCGATTCGGCACACGCGAAACAGAAAGGCGCGAAGAACTGCAAGTCTTTCCTCACTGGTGGCGCCGtggaaggcgcgaggagtGGGAAcctcgccgtcgacgtcGGGCTGCGTCCACACGAATCCGTCGACCTGACTCCATCGCAAAAGCAGCCAACAGAATGAGAAAACCATGCGGAGTGAAAAGCGCCGACCAAGACGCAGAACGGGGCTGTgtgaggcgcgcagcgcaggtAGAACCTGGCGTCTGCACACGCGCTGAAGACTCggcatgcagcagctcctgtctgccgcgcgcggctgcagagctgCATCCACGCGTGGCATACACTCTGGCGAACTACGGACTGGCGCCGGAGTCTGCAGGACAGACACcaaaggcgacgacgagtcGCCCACGGAAGCAACGACGATTCTAGCCCAGAGATGCAAGCACGCAGTCTTATATAACTGAAAAAACCAAAAACGTAAGGCGTACCTGAAGCAGGAAGAGACTGTTGCTCGGCTGCGGGTTGTGCAGCCACTCTGTGCTTTGAGGCCCTATGAAGGGTGGCGGCGGAAACTAGAAAACAAAAAGAGAATGCATCCCGGCACCGAACGTCAACGGACTGCACAGATTAAAGCACCCAGTGGTCCGTACAGTACACGCGTATATGAATATatttttagggtttagtgTCTAGgtattatatatatgtacgcatattatatatatacatatatggtGAGTGAGGTGAGTAGAGAGCTGGGATTCTATGTGCGAGATAGAAAACCGCGCACAAGCGAAGTGGActgctgcagcctctcctctcaagccgagagcggcgcgggcagtTGCAGGCACACTCAGGACGCGCACGCGTGCATaaatacatgcatatatataaatataaatatataatGGCGTGTGAATGCACTACGAGGAGAAGTCAGCATGCAGACAAGAACGGGAATCTTGTTCCGAGCCGCACCGTCTGGACCCCGTCTATGTTTGCGAGCTCCTGGGCTCTCTGGTTCGCGAGGCCGCCAAAGAGGACGATTTTGTCATTCCAGACTCGCATGGAGTGACCATAGACCCCGCTAGGCTTGGAGAAACCGCCGACGCTGACCGCCCGCCACAAGCCTCGCTCTGAAGCAACACAAGCCAGCACACGCCTCTCCACATTCTCATGTCTACAAACGTATGACCTGGGCGGCAAGGGGCGCGCAGCGATTTTGCGACGcagcacgcgcgaggcgacatAAGAGGAAAGCTCCGCActgaagacgacgccgagtCAGATCCtctcctcccctccctctACCTGCTGCGAGGCACCATTCGCGCTGCCCTGCAAACTGTCTGGATTGGCTTCCTCCACAGTGTCCGCATCCGCCGCTTGCGCTGCTCGtgctccgcgccctctccgccctgCACAGCGAGCCGGACGAACTGCCCGAGTCTCTTCCTGCCTTCGGCTCCTTGCGGTTTTCCGCGCCAgcaccgtcgccgcgcgcggcctcaccGAGCTCAATCACGTGAAGATCGTCGTAGCACTGGGtttcgtccgcgccgccatGCATGAGCAGCTGCGTCCCCCCGCGGTCGCTGGAGCCCAAGCCGCTGCCGAGAAGGAGCAGCTGACTGcccacgcgcccgccgggcacgccgccgccggcccctgtctcctctgtggggtgtggcgcagccggcgccgcctgtaGGCGGAACTCGCAGATTGAAAGAACGAGGTTCCGCACGGTTCGCTCTGCAGACAGGCAGCCAGAGACGGACAAGAGAGTGTCAAGGCCGCGCCGATCGAAAACAGACTCGAtcgcgtgggcgccgcgagcccgaagccgcggaggcgcgcgcgaacccCTGCCCTAACGCtccgccgcccacgcgcgaAGCGCTGCGTTCTGTGACGCGCGAGTTagcgagaagagacacaacaggggcgcagagacgcgaaggagccgcacgccggcgccggcgggctgAGCCAAGCGCGAAGGCGTTGAAGGCAGAGAgctccgcaggcgagaaCGGCGCGATGGTGAGCACCGCGGGCACGCAAGACGAAtgaagcaggcgcagacaACAGAAGGAAAGGCACACCAAACAAAGCACAGCGAACAGCACCCGTAAAGGGCGCCACACTGCCTAAAGAAAGCtaaggcgagcgccgccatTCGTAGAAACGGCAGGCACTTGCCTATCACCGACATAAACGCCAACTTTGTCCTGCGCATGACGGATTTCTCGTCACTGCACCGACCTAGGCGCAGGCAAATTcccatatacatatagatatatgcagCTACCGTATGTAGCAAGGAAGACGTACATATATCCTCACAAATCTACGCCCTAGACCCTTGTCTGCTTCCGCAGCGTAGAATCATTTGCTGCTGTTACCTTCTTCCATCATCttggcgaccgcggcgagagagagagaagacgcaaaACGAATCAGGGCAGAAACGAacgccgcgaagagaaagatGCGGGTGGCGAAGCAGCACGAGAGAGCCCCGAGCAGTGAAGGATGGACGGGAGCAGAAAGCAAGAAACGACAAAACCGGCACGCACGCGCGCTTGGGCGAAAAAACAAACGCACCGGAGGTACAGGCGGTCAACAGAAGGAGCAGTCAAAGTGAGCAGGAAATGAAGGGGGAAAGGAAGTGAGAGCGGAGACAATGGGGCGAAGAGATCACAGACACAACGAGGAGGAACGAGAGAGGGTGACCGATGGCTGCAAAGACCTCGAGAAGACAATCGAGATACTGCAGAGGGCACGTACACAGGGCTGCGTAGATCAGTGAAGCCGGAAtaaagaagagaaagccggAGAAAGAAGATGCCGCAcgggcagagagaaagaaagaggcaGTAGCAGAGAGTGGGGAGAGAAAGATGAGAGAGTCTGAGGCGTCGTTGGGCCTCACAGAGGAGTGCAGACTTGCCCAGCGGTAGCCATGTCCACGATGTACCGACACAAGGCGCCTTTAGTCAACGGGCTGGGCTGGAAAAGTTGAAGTGGATGGGAACTTTCGTTGCAACCCGATCCAGGACGAGAAGACACACGAGGCACGCGAAAACGCAGCCGAAACCAGCGCCTCTCTCATCTTGCTACGCGGCTGTCCACGTGCAAGGCGCGCAGTTTGAGATCTGAATGCAGACATGTAGCTTCAGATGCCTGTGCATGCGTTGATGCAGATATATGCGTACGTCTATCGCAGTAAAGCGTGTGCAGATCGCGGGTCGATGCGTCGCTGTGACGAAGGCGCCTCGAGTGCTGTGATCTTCGCATTCGCCAGACTaccgcgagaagaaagctCGCTGTGAGCACCGCGAGAGTTAGAAGACGGTCGGGAagccccgcgcgcgggcggagaTCCGTGAAGAGACGGAGCCGCTCTCTATCAGCGAAAAAACACACGAGAAAACGGGGGGTATACGGGGTGTAAGGCGCTAAAAtggagcgacgaagaagaagcgcgaggagacagtccATCAAGGAGAGCAAGGCGCCGGGTTcgaagcagcagacgctgGAGCGCATAGAGACCGAGAGGGATGCAGAAAGGAGGTTGAGCTGAGCGAAAAACGAGGCGGAGCAAAGAAGAGAATGGAAGAGCGCTGACAACGtcttgtcttctctctgcggaaCCACGGACCGGTGTTCACTAGGAGGCTGCACGACGCGAAAGCCGGCAATTTTCTCTTGAGAAGCTCCCCGAAGAGACAACGCAGACCTACAGACGCCGTCGTGCCCATTCCTCTTTTGTCGCTGCTGAATCCTCGCTCAAAACACCCGTCGCCTTGCcctgctgcatgcgggcgAATCGCGTCTGTCTGGCGGGTGAGCCCCTTTCTTGACGTGTTTTCGCGCCAGGGAcgcccgtcgtcgtctcgtctccttctctaCCTTTTCCTCTtgttcgcctctgcttcgctctcAGGAGcgttcttcgtcctctttaTCTTGGTCAGTCATTCCGTACTGGATGGGGTTGCCTCTCTTCAGCGTCGTCCTCAGGTCTGTACGCTTGCTCCAGCGGCTCtgtgtcttcttctttttgcTGCGACGTCACCTGCGCTGGAGtcgggggggcggcgaactcccgcgcgcctgtcgcgtcaGTGCCTTCGCTTCCCGTTCAGTTTTCGCCCAGACTTGAGCAAAACGCAACACCTGCGAGGGCTTGCGCATTGAGGGGGAGTTTTCTTCCCAGACACAGGGGATTCCGGTCCTTTCTTCGGGAGGTGTGCAGGTCAAgagcgctgcgctgcgcggcacCACACGGAGTCGCTCACCCAGCGCGGTCGCTCGCGGTTGAGGCGTGTCTtgctggcgcagcgcacTTTAGGGTTTCCAGGACCCTCCTTCGACTGTGCTGATAAACAGGCCGCAGCAAGGCAGATTTCGAGGATCCttgcctcttcgcttcccttccggcgccgccgcgaaccTCGCGGAGGGGTGAGAGGgggctgtcgccgcggctAGGGCGCCTTTCTTCAACGGCCTCGCTCGTCCTGTAGGCAAACGGCTCGCTTTTTCCCCtttctgccgcgcctcctgagCTCGCCGCCCCCAGCTCAGGTTCTTCCAAGTCCGCTTGTCTTCCGcaggaggctgcagcgctgctgaactccgcctcgctctgtctctctcaccgcgtcgctcctctgcgATCACTGAGCCGGCACCCGCAacctcgctgccgcgtcgctctctcgcgcgtctttgaAACAGACCAGAGCTGCTTTGCCGCCACGCGCCCTCGCTTCACAAACAGGTCGCGATCCGCTTTCGGCCAGtcttcctgcgccggcgccacgcaggcggcttctaccggccgcagcgccagacGAGAAGGCTGGTACGGAGTGACCAGTTTCTGCAGAGGCTTTTCCTTGCCACACCTTCCTGATGTGCAATGTCTCCACCCACCcccccgcgtctccgccggtgCGCCCGCCACAGAgtccctccgctgccgcgcaggtCTCGCCGCACGTCTTTGGTATCGAGGAGGCACACCAGAGCGGCTGCGTAGGTCGTGCCTTTTGAGTCGAGGTTCATCAGGATCAACGTGACAGCTCCGTCATGAAATATTTCCCCAGGCGCTTTCCAGCGTCGAGATATTCTGAAAGAGTCCAGTTGCCTGAGACGCTTCACAATTTTTGCGGAATCCGCACTCTAGGCGCTATACACTGCGCATAggcatataaatataaatatagGTAAAGATGTATCTGTGCATATGTGCATGTACGTAGATAGGGAAATACGCGCACGAATGCGCATTTTTGTGCAGCAGGTGGAGACGCGGTCGAGGCGTGCCCTCCCCCAGATTTTTTTTGATTGGGCATTGCCTCGAGGCCATCGCCCCTTTCCCGCCATTTATCGCAAGAGTGTGCATTAAATTTGTGCCTCTGTTAACAGAATGGAGCGTTCTTCTACTCTGTCCTCCGTCCCCCTGGTGGCGGCGACTGTGTTGGGCATGTTTGTGCCTTACGTGTTTTCGGGGCTCGCTCAGAGGCGGCTCTACGACGCGCCCCTGTCTTCTTTCGCAGAGCGTGaggcttctctctcgcctccactctccgcgtctcatccttcgtctgcggcctctcccgcggttggtgcgtctctcccttctccctccgcgtcggcttcTGCAGCTTTCGCCCCTTCCGAGcttgcggccgcctcgctggcgtctcgggaggccgctggagcccacgagccggtggcggcggggggcgaggcgTTTCGATTCACGTTCACGATGATGGCGCTCAACTGCTTGACCGCGGCGGCAGTGGCGTTCGCAgcgtgtctgcttcttcggctCCTGGCGCCGAACCGAGCGCGGGGGTTGCCccaggaggcaggcgagccgcgccgcgtgcctgAAGGCCGCAGCGAACCAGACGCCAGTGAGAAAATCCGCAGGCACGAAACAGCGCCCGCGGGAGCGTGTGCTGATTGGGGGACCCCCAGACACGAGGGCCGGCTGGActgggggcggcggcgagaccTGAGGACTCCAGCGCGACTTCTGCTCAGCCGGGCGGCCTGGtctgcggccttccgcgACGTCTCCGCTGACCTCGCCCAGAAGTACTTGGttgccttctcgcctttcgcGGCTGGCAGCAAAATATGCGGCCGCTGGGCGTCGTGTTCTCCAGATCCGCACTggtgcgcgcggccgcaggacaGCCTGCGAGTGGAGTcgggctcgctcgccttgcgCCGAGCGAGTCTCCTAATCCGAGGACGCGTGCGTCCGCTCAAGGGCTTGGGCTTTGCGTTTGCCTGGGGGATTGGGAAGGCCCTAGCGGACCGACGCTTCGCCCCATGGCGAcgtgtctccttcctgcTCCCCCAGGCGTCTGCCCTTGggttttctgcgtcgcctgcgccctctctcctcttctccacCGCGTGCAGATCTCACTGGTTTCCGCGTCGGGGGGCGGACTCGCGAGACGCATGGAGAGCAGACCCccagggcgagggcggcatcGACTCCGCGTGCCTGTCGTCCACTCTCTGGCAGACGCCTCAGCGGCAGTCGAGGTCGCGTGCTGACGACGGTGAAAGCGAGCCTCTGCAGAGCGCTTTTCCTCTGGGGTCGCAGCCGACGGAGCTCGAGCCGGCAGACGGCTGCTGTCTCGCGCCTCAGAGCggtccgcgtctctcttcttgcttccactcttcttcgcctgggTTTAAGGCGCGCAGAACTGCCCCCAA contains:
- a CDS encoding Ras family protein (encoded by transcript BESB_004450) codes for the protein MAALALAFFRQCGALYGCCSLCFVWGSRAPPRLRARGAHAIESVFDRRGLDTLLSVSGCLSAERTVRNLVLSICEFRLQAAPAAPHPTEETGAGGGVPGGRVGSQLLLLGSGLGSSDRGGTQLLMHGGADETQCYDDLHVIELERGLWRAVSVGGFSKPSGVYGHSMRVWNDKIVLFGGLANQRAQELANIDGVQTFPPPPFIGPQSTEWLHNPQPSNSLFLLQVDGFVWTQPDVDGEVPTPRAFHGATICKDFLVVFGGATDARLREPSNDLYLLDLLRSTWHCPSSFSAKKRRAGEGLEIETESGGAAREEAEDESESAPVVRVSGTPPSPRLGHAMVTVKQTEKILLFGGVADDTNLYCLDFEVYRRARSGASRRAAADDDDEVSELSLAWSCIETHRTGPVSRGFFTFAQVGPGRLFIFGGQPLTSAAPDASSPADLYVLNLKTYNWQKPLYEGQLSLRAEAAAVLHDKLIVFGGARVSPKAPAASGAAEGEATGPARSAKPSALGNEGEGALSSLLGASSSCRISKKLFFLNVLEIKEGAGGGEFRFKLVTVGDSGVGKSCLLMRFVQDQYSDFHVSTIGVDFKSVVTMVKGKVCTLQLWDTAGQERFSGVTGNYYRNADCFVLVFDATRRSTFLHIDSWIKQIKEHHDCGLSTIMLLIGNKADLSGTLEVSEQEAREFADGIGAIYVSTSAKTSANVDAAFLAAATKLVDMRRRAAAGAASAAASATSAAPAAASPLPAPARPGSGISLLPNALGGSPLSQRRAGCAGACAGGGGGLLEQLRQSPPVQANGENQENRGDSLAPSTQA